Proteins co-encoded in one Corylus avellana chromosome ca9, CavTom2PMs-1.0 genomic window:
- the LOC132162218 gene encoding uncharacterized protein LOC132162218, translating into MEMHPIVGLGVKSCHPFGSQQQFNIATVQLCVKRCCLIFQFNNTDDHRSVSSLLLGFLNNNPLKILGLGIEKTLQKLEYYCQLIVDHAIDVGIFAAEKYKKPKLINACTVELVSDILEEKLPSERKMKRSKWERAKLTDDQPV; encoded by the exons ATGGAGATGCATCCCATTGTAGGGCTTGGGGTCAAGTCGTGCCACCCCTTTGGAAGCCAACAACAGTTCAACATCGCTACTGTGCAGTTGTGCGTGAAGCGATGCTGCCTCATTTTCCAATTCAACAATACTGATGACCATCGATCTGTTTCCTCTCTGCTCTTAGGTTTTCTAAATAACAACCCTTTGAAGATCCTGGGATTGGGAATCGAGAAAACTCTGCAAAAGCTTGAATATTATTGTCAGCTTATCGTCGATCATGCCATAGATGTTGGCATTTTTGCTGCTGAAAAATATAAGAAACCGAAGTTGATTAATGCTTGTACAGTGGAATTGGTAAGTGATATTCTCGAAGAGAAGCTTCCTAgcgaaagaaaaatgaaaagaagcaAATGGGAGAGGGCTAAGCTCACCGATGATCAG CCTGTATAG
- the LOC132162217 gene encoding uncharacterized protein LOC132162217, with amino-acid sequence MEMHPIVGLGIMWCHPFGGQQQFDIAHVQLCVEQRCLIFQFNGTDGYGSVSSLLSGFLNNKDLKIVGLGMEKTLQKIEYDCQLTVAYALDLGIFAVEKYKKPKFSKTSIMELEYKHVGKV; translated from the exons ATGGAGATGCACCCTATAGTTGGACTCGGCATCATGTGGTGCCATCCCTTTGGAGGCCAACAACAATTCGACATCGCTCATGTGCAGTTGTGCGTGGAGCAACGTTGCCTCATTTTCCAATTCAACGGTACTGATGGCTATGGCTCTGTTTCCTCTCTGCTTTCAGGTTTTCTCAATAATAAAGATTTAAAGATCGTGGGATTGGGAATGGAGAAAACTCTGCAAAAGATTGAATATGATTGTCAGCTTACTGTCGCTTATGCCTTGGATCTTGGCATTTTTGctgttgaaaaatataaaaaacccaAGTTTAGTAAGACTAGTATAATGGAATTG GAATATAAACATGTAGGCAAGGTGTAG